A genomic segment from Sorangium aterium encodes:
- a CDS encoding response regulator: MDGKILNIILVEDDTVDVMNVRRAFERGKITNPLWVAGDGVEGLDLLRGNQVPRDRRLVLLDLNMPRMNGIEFLRELRADVSLRATPVVVLTTSNDDRDKVDAYDLNVAGYLLKPVTFLSFVELMTALNRYWTLVEMP; this comes from the coding sequence ATGGACGGTAAAATCCTGAATATTATCCTGGTCGAGGACGACACCGTCGATGTGATGAACGTCCGGAGGGCGTTCGAGAGGGGCAAGATCACGAACCCGCTCTGGGTGGCGGGCGACGGCGTGGAGGGGCTCGATCTGCTGCGCGGCAACCAGGTGCCCAGGGATCGGCGCCTCGTCCTGCTCGACCTGAACATGCCCAGGATGAACGGCATCGAGTTCCTCCGCGAGCTCCGGGCCGACGTCTCGCTGCGGGCGACGCCCGTCGTCGTGCTGACGACCTCGAACGACGATCGGGACAAGGTGGACGCGTACGATCTGAACGTCGCGGGCTACCTGCTCAAGCCGGTGACGTTCCTGAGCTTCGTCGAGCTCATGACGGCGCTGAACCGGTACTGGACGCTCGTGGAGATGCCTTGA
- a CDS encoding histidine kinase — MSEKALSESIYKLFARAGHDVRGPAGVVATALNELESALGGEATAQNAAYFTMARRGVRRLLRLADRYTAASELPRQLDAPTQPLDLEALVQKAVAEASFVYGRRDVTVALDLAPVRGFAHAVSLTAALSDALMLALNVARARVVVALAAHADRARVVLTTDSSAASVEKLFEAALSPDADPLADGALPVRVIDGVLKAHGGEARADRVGAETRITLEWPLNVADRKAGA, encoded by the coding sequence ATGAGCGAAAAGGCGCTGTCCGAGTCGATTTACAAGCTGTTCGCGCGCGCGGGGCACGACGTCCGCGGGCCCGCCGGGGTGGTGGCCACGGCGCTCAACGAGCTGGAGAGCGCCCTCGGCGGGGAGGCCACCGCCCAGAACGCGGCGTACTTCACCATGGCGCGGCGGGGCGTGCGCCGCCTGCTGCGCCTCGCCGACCGCTACACCGCCGCGTCCGAGCTGCCGCGGCAGCTCGACGCCCCGACGCAGCCGCTCGACCTCGAGGCGCTCGTCCAGAAGGCCGTCGCGGAGGCGTCGTTCGTCTACGGGCGGCGCGACGTCACCGTGGCGCTCGATCTCGCCCCCGTGCGCGGCTTCGCGCACGCCGTCTCGCTGACCGCGGCGCTCTCGGACGCGCTCATGCTCGCCCTGAACGTCGCCCGCGCGCGGGTCGTCGTGGCGCTCGCGGCCCATGCCGATCGCGCGCGGGTGGTGCTGACGACCGACTCGAGCGCGGCCTCGGTGGAGAAGCTCTTCGAGGCCGCGCTCTCGCCGGACGCGGATCCCCTCGCCGACGGCGCGCTGCCCGTCCGGGTGATCGACGGCGTGCTCAAGGCGCACGGCGGCGAGGCGCGGGCCGACCGCGTGGGCGCGGAGACGAGGATCACCCTGGAGTGGCCGCTGAACGTGGCCGATCGCAAGGCGGGGGCCTGA
- a CDS encoding DUF1328 domain-containing protein: protein MLSWSVAFFIVAILAAILGFGGLAASAASVAKLLFVIFLVLAVVSLALGRRAPT from the coding sequence ATGCTCAGTTGGAGTGTCGCGTTCTTCATCGTGGCGATCCTCGCTGCGATCCTCGGCTTCGGCGGCCTCGCGGCGAGCGCCGCCTCGGTGGCGAAGCTGCTCTTCGTCATCTTCCTCGTCCTGGCGGTCGTCTCCCTCGCGCTCGGCCGACGCGCCCCGACCTGA
- a CDS encoding sigma-54-dependent transcriptional regulator, translating to MSGRILVVDDDEATCDLVEALLKRQEFSVAARTSAKSALELVSEDDFDVVLTDVGMSEMSGLELCERILGARPDMLVIVMTALGSMETAISSMRAGAFDFVTKPLDANLLGLTVSRAVQHRRLRSEVKRLREAAHDVQQTKGLVGRSPAMKRVYDLIGRVARSDASVLVHGETGTGKELIARAIHEASGRSGPFVAVNCAAVPQALLESELFGHARGAFTDAKTQRTGLFLEASGGTIFLDEIGEMPLEVQPKLLRALQERKVRPVGSNAEIPFDARIVTATNRDLETEVYEKRFREDLYYRVNVVKIDLPPLRERGTDVLHLAMHFLEKFSSRSSKGVLSLSTAAAEKLTAYNWPGNVRELENSIERAVALARFEQITVEDLPEKVQAYRPDRFVVAVDEPAEIMTMDELEKRYIKRVLALVGGNKSRAAQMLGFDRRTLYRKLERYGEQDGSGGDEGPDKDKAASSPGSASSSLS from the coding sequence ATGAGCGGCAGGATACTCGTCGTCGACGACGACGAAGCGACGTGTGATCTGGTCGAAGCCCTCCTTAAGAGGCAGGAGTTCTCCGTCGCGGCGCGCACCTCGGCCAAGAGCGCGCTCGAGCTGGTGAGCGAGGACGATTTCGACGTCGTGTTGACCGACGTCGGCATGAGCGAGATGAGCGGCCTGGAGCTCTGCGAGCGCATCCTCGGCGCGAGGCCCGACATGCTCGTCATCGTCATGACGGCGCTCGGGAGCATGGAGACCGCCATCTCCTCCATGCGCGCCGGGGCGTTCGACTTCGTCACGAAGCCGCTCGACGCGAACCTCCTCGGCCTGACGGTCTCGCGCGCCGTCCAGCATCGGCGCCTCCGCTCGGAGGTGAAGCGCCTGCGCGAGGCGGCCCACGACGTCCAGCAGACCAAGGGCCTCGTCGGGCGCAGCCCTGCGATGAAGCGCGTCTACGATCTGATCGGGCGCGTCGCGCGGAGCGACGCCTCGGTGCTCGTGCACGGCGAGACGGGCACCGGCAAGGAGCTCATCGCGCGGGCGATCCACGAGGCGAGCGGCCGGTCCGGCCCCTTCGTGGCGGTCAACTGCGCCGCGGTGCCCCAGGCGCTCCTCGAGAGCGAGCTCTTCGGCCACGCGCGCGGCGCCTTCACCGACGCCAAGACCCAGCGCACCGGCCTGTTCCTCGAGGCCAGCGGCGGCACCATCTTCCTCGACGAGATCGGCGAGATGCCGCTCGAGGTCCAGCCGAAGCTGCTCCGCGCGCTGCAGGAGCGCAAGGTGCGGCCGGTGGGCTCGAACGCCGAGATCCCCTTCGACGCGCGCATCGTGACGGCGACGAACCGCGACCTCGAGACCGAGGTGTACGAGAAGCGGTTCCGCGAGGACCTCTACTACCGGGTCAACGTCGTGAAGATCGACCTGCCGCCCCTGCGCGAGCGCGGCACCGACGTCCTCCACCTCGCGATGCACTTCCTCGAGAAGTTCTCGTCCCGCAGCAGCAAGGGCGTGCTCTCGCTCTCGACCGCGGCCGCGGAGAAGCTCACGGCGTACAACTGGCCGGGCAACGTGCGCGAGCTCGAGAACAGCATCGAGCGCGCGGTGGCGCTGGCTCGCTTCGAGCAGATCACGGTCGAGGACCTGCCGGAGAAGGTCCAGGCCTACCGGCCCGACCGCTTCGTCGTCGCCGTCGACGAGCCGGCGGAGATCATGACGATGGACGAGCTCGAGAAGCGCTACATCAAGCGCGTGCTCGCGCTCGTCGGCGGCAACAAGTCGCGCGCCGCCCAGATGCTCGGGTTCGACCGGCGGACGCTCTACCGCAAGCTGGAGCGCTACGGGGAGCAGGACGGCTCGGGCGGGGACGAGGGCCCAGACAAGGACAAGGCGGCCTCTTCGCCGGGCTCGGCGAGCTCCTCGTTGAGCTGA
- a CDS encoding ATP-binding protein: MAQPTRGGTSEPSTEDGLTLAPPLRGDLGQRADEERATGTSLPSAQELAIALHEVSNALTVIVGCIERAQGEQGPELGRALGVAASRARDARRLIRRAIGAEGEGRPAGDGEVASRPLGEPARLIADVIDDAVTGLEPEARRSAIALRAVIEPAIARTGVSNGAAVVQILTNLLLNAVALSPRGSSVRVDARLEGAAVVIGVADQGPGVPPSRRATLLSSGVSTRPGGAGIGLRHSAALASAAGGGLALVPSDEGARFELRWPVEDTPPADAPPREAGAEEGPPVPRSMASPSQPGTVLDGVRILVVEDDDAVVDLLDTALTARGASIVSVQSALELPGALASGPFQAALLDISPIQQDVLGTVSAVRRANPDVRLVVMSGSAGADPLPANSGVSWVRKPFEIREIVEALVR, translated from the coding sequence GTGGCGCAGCCGACGCGCGGTGGGACATCGGAGCCTTCAACCGAGGATGGCCTGACCCTCGCGCCTCCTCTACGCGGCGACCTGGGCCAGCGCGCCGACGAGGAGCGCGCGACCGGGACCTCGCTTCCGTCTGCGCAGGAGCTCGCGATCGCGCTGCACGAGGTCTCCAACGCGCTCACCGTCATCGTGGGTTGCATCGAGCGCGCGCAGGGCGAGCAAGGCCCCGAGCTGGGCCGTGCGCTCGGCGTCGCTGCCTCCCGCGCGCGCGACGCTCGCCGCCTGATCCGGCGAGCCATCGGCGCCGAGGGCGAGGGGCGTCCGGCGGGCGACGGCGAGGTCGCGTCGAGGCCGCTGGGGGAGCCGGCGCGCCTGATCGCCGACGTCATCGACGACGCCGTGACGGGGCTCGAGCCCGAGGCGCGGCGCTCCGCGATCGCGCTCCGCGCGGTGATCGAGCCCGCGATCGCGCGGACCGGCGTGAGCAACGGCGCTGCGGTCGTGCAGATCTTGACGAACCTGCTGCTCAACGCGGTGGCGCTGTCGCCCCGCGGCTCGTCCGTCCGTGTCGATGCCAGGCTCGAGGGCGCCGCGGTCGTCATCGGCGTCGCGGACCAGGGGCCAGGCGTCCCGCCGTCGCGCCGCGCGACGCTGCTGAGCTCGGGCGTCTCGACGCGGCCTGGCGGAGCGGGCATCGGTCTCCGCCACTCCGCAGCGCTGGCGAGCGCTGCCGGCGGCGGGCTCGCGCTCGTGCCTTCGGATGAAGGCGCTCGCTTCGAGCTGCGCTGGCCCGTCGAGGACACTCCCCCTGCCGACGCCCCGCCCCGCGAAGCAGGCGCCGAGGAAGGGCCGCCCGTGCCGCGGAGCATGGCGTCGCCGTCGCAGCCGGGGACGGTCCTGGATGGCGTCAGGATCCTGGTGGTCGAGGACGACGACGCGGTGGTGGATCTGCTCGACACGGCGCTCACCGCGCGTGGCGCGAGCATCGTCAGCGTGCAGAGCGCGCTCGAGCTCCCGGGGGCCCTCGCCTCCGGGCCGTTCCAGGCTGCGCTGCTCGACATCTCGCCGATCCAGCAGGACGTCCTCGGCACCGTCTCCGCCGTGCGCAGGGCCAACCCGGACGTGCGGCTCGTGGTCATGTCCGGCAGCGCCGGCGCCGATCCTCTCCCCGCGAACTCCGGCGTGTCCTGGGTGCGCAAGCCGTTCGAGATCCGCGAGATCGTCGAGGCGCTCGTCCGCTGA
- a CDS encoding response regulator transcription factor yields MSAELPQVLVIDDDDDTAALLGMALRRRGFRVLVARSCEEGRSLLTASAVDALVTDVSLPDGSGVELVASLADRPRAVIVVSGFGGDDDREKSRTAGAHAHMVKPIDVARLVATLNELLGRPS; encoded by the coding sequence ATGAGCGCGGAGCTTCCGCAGGTGCTGGTGATCGACGACGACGACGACACGGCGGCGCTGCTCGGCATGGCGCTCCGCCGCCGCGGCTTCCGCGTGCTCGTGGCGCGCTCGTGCGAGGAAGGGCGCTCGCTGCTCACCGCGAGCGCGGTCGATGCCCTGGTGACGGACGTGTCGCTACCCGATGGCAGCGGCGTCGAGCTGGTCGCGTCGCTCGCGGACAGGCCGCGGGCGGTGATCGTGGTGAGCGGATTCGGCGGGGATGACGATCGCGAGAAGAGCCGGACGGCCGGCGCTCATGCGCACATGGTCAAGCCCATCGACGTGGCCCGGCTCGTGGCCACGCTCAACGAGCTGCTCGGGCGACCCAGCTGA
- a CDS encoding methyltransferase family protein, translating to MNRPWLALVLYGIYLALAFGWRSLRQRSATGSAGFRGISGPPGSLPWLGGVLFVIALVLGALAPVAELAAWIAPLADPGLPLVGLGAAMTISGTLGTLWSQGAMGASWRIGVSEAERTGLVTGGPFAVVRNPVFSFMMLAALGLLLILPNAAALASLVALVIAIELQVRLVEEPYLLRAHGGAYAAYCAKVGRFLPGIGRGGSPPSP from the coding sequence ATGAATCGACCCTGGCTCGCCCTCGTTCTCTACGGGATCTACCTTGCGCTCGCGTTCGGATGGCGCTCGCTCAGGCAGCGCAGCGCGACAGGATCGGCGGGCTTCCGCGGCATCTCGGGGCCACCCGGGTCGCTGCCGTGGCTCGGCGGCGTGCTCTTCGTGATCGCGCTCGTCCTGGGAGCGCTGGCCCCCGTCGCGGAGCTCGCGGCCTGGATCGCTCCCCTCGCCGATCCTGGCCTGCCGCTCGTCGGCCTCGGCGCGGCCATGACGATCTCGGGGACGCTCGGCACGCTCTGGTCACAGGGCGCGATGGGCGCGTCCTGGCGCATCGGCGTGAGCGAGGCGGAGCGAACGGGCCTCGTGACCGGAGGCCCGTTCGCGGTGGTGCGGAACCCCGTCTTCAGCTTCATGATGCTGGCCGCGCTCGGGCTGCTGCTGATCCTCCCGAACGCGGCCGCGCTCGCCTCGCTCGTCGCGCTGGTCATCGCGATCGAGCTGCAGGTCCGCCTGGTCGAGGAGCCGTACCTCCTGCGCGCCCACGGCGGCGCGTACGCGGCCTACTGCGCGAAGGTCGGCCGCTTCCTGCCCGGGATCGGCCGAGGGGGCTCGCCGCCGTCGCCCTGA
- a CDS encoding hybrid sensor histidine kinase/response regulator — protein sequence MTIPLPTLIRTRREAIIERFVGELRKRSAVVRNMPKPLIINSLPTFLDEVAASLEQRASTAGSNEAAREHGEMRWEHGLDLNVMVREYGVLRQSILRELEEAGITPDVRQIEALSERVDAGIAQAVSEHTRLQLEAIETERRRTEMERSRSGSLLAQAPAPICFLKGASLVFELANPLFCRMVGRDDLLGKPLVEAVPELRGQPLHAQLEAVLASGEPSVASEIPVRITRWTGETVERLYNVLCKPVHDVSGAVEGVMATAFDVTEQIGARRKAERLALELQQSVAQRLRAEQALRVNEERFRKALRGSPVMVFTQDRDLRYTWMHNSFGKSEREVLGKTDGEVLEDPEAARSLDRTKCDVLASGVGQRREIAVRAGGRTQHIDVSIEPLSDDTGEIIGITCTATDITERKSIEQALRASEARFRTVQEASPDGFMMLRSVRDASGAISDFEWVYVNPATGPIVGGRGKDLEGKRLSVEVPGSALASAFDAYARVVETGEPARVELFCAHEGAPRTFRAIAVALGDGVGISFHDITEQKRTDAERAQLLDQEQRARQHAEQLNRLKDEFLATVSHELRTPLQSILGWARILRTGEVDAESLERGLATIERNAKAQSQLIEDVLDASTIIAGKLQLRTDPVDVGQVLAAALDLVRPAALAKGVAVDISVADDVGVFLGDAERLQQVVWNLLTNAVKFTPSGGHVRALARRVEATLEVEVEDNGEGIPKSFLPFLFERFRQADGGMTRAHGGLGLGLAIVRHLAEAQGGSVHAESDGEGKGARFRVRLPIRAEALAATPSPQRRGGEAQGGAARRVLEGIRVLVVDDETDARELLGIIFVRAGATVSEAASAGAALEALHMGEFDVLVSDIGMPGEDGYAMMRRLRALGADVPASGIPALALTAYTRMEDRRQAIAAGFQMHLAKPIEPNSLVTAVAHLVGRAGKRGSWP from the coding sequence ATGACGATCCCGCTCCCCACGCTCATCAGGACCCGCCGCGAGGCCATCATCGAACGGTTCGTGGGCGAGCTGCGCAAGCGAAGCGCGGTCGTGCGCAACATGCCGAAGCCGCTCATCATCAACTCGCTGCCGACCTTCCTCGACGAGGTGGCCGCCAGCCTGGAGCAGCGCGCATCGACGGCCGGCAGCAACGAAGCCGCGCGCGAGCACGGCGAGATGCGCTGGGAGCACGGGCTCGACCTGAACGTGATGGTCCGCGAGTACGGCGTCCTCCGGCAATCCATCCTTCGCGAGCTGGAGGAGGCCGGGATCACGCCGGATGTGCGGCAGATCGAGGCGCTCTCCGAGCGCGTGGACGCGGGCATCGCCCAGGCGGTAAGCGAGCACACCCGACTCCAGCTGGAGGCGATCGAGACCGAGCGCCGGCGCACGGAGATGGAGCGGAGCAGGAGCGGCTCGCTGCTCGCTCAGGCGCCCGCGCCGATCTGCTTCCTCAAGGGCGCATCGCTCGTGTTCGAGCTCGCGAACCCGCTCTTCTGCCGCATGGTCGGCCGCGACGATCTCCTCGGCAAGCCGCTCGTCGAGGCGGTCCCGGAGCTCCGCGGGCAGCCGCTGCACGCGCAGCTCGAGGCCGTCCTGGCGAGCGGCGAGCCGAGCGTGGCGAGCGAGATCCCGGTGCGGATCACGCGCTGGACCGGCGAGACGGTCGAGCGGCTGTACAACGTCCTGTGCAAGCCGGTGCACGACGTGAGCGGCGCCGTGGAGGGCGTCATGGCGACGGCGTTCGACGTGACCGAGCAGATCGGCGCGCGCCGGAAGGCGGAGCGGCTCGCGCTCGAGCTCCAGCAGAGCGTGGCCCAGCGCCTGCGCGCGGAGCAGGCGCTCCGCGTGAACGAGGAGCGCTTCCGCAAGGCGCTCCGGGGATCGCCGGTCATGGTGTTCACCCAGGACCGGGACCTGCGCTACACGTGGATGCACAACTCGTTCGGCAAGTCCGAGCGCGAGGTGCTCGGGAAGACCGACGGGGAGGTGCTGGAGGACCCGGAGGCCGCGAGGTCGCTCGATCGGACGAAGTGCGACGTGCTCGCCAGCGGCGTCGGCCAGCGGCGCGAGATCGCGGTGCGCGCCGGCGGCCGCACCCAGCACATCGACGTCTCGATCGAGCCGCTGAGCGATGACACGGGCGAGATCATCGGCATCACCTGCACCGCGACCGACATCACGGAGCGGAAGTCGATCGAGCAGGCGCTGCGGGCGAGCGAGGCGAGGTTCCGCACCGTGCAAGAGGCGTCGCCCGACGGGTTCATGATGCTGCGCAGCGTGCGCGACGCGTCCGGGGCGATCTCCGACTTCGAGTGGGTCTACGTGAACCCGGCCACGGGGCCGATCGTCGGGGGTCGCGGCAAGGATCTGGAGGGCAAGCGGCTCTCGGTCGAGGTCCCTGGCAGCGCGCTCGCGAGCGCGTTCGACGCGTACGCGCGCGTCGTGGAGACCGGGGAGCCCGCGAGGGTCGAGCTCTTCTGCGCGCACGAGGGCGCTCCGCGGACGTTCCGCGCCATCGCGGTGGCGCTGGGCGACGGCGTCGGCATCTCGTTCCACGACATCACGGAGCAGAAGCGCACCGACGCCGAGCGCGCCCAGCTCCTCGATCAGGAGCAGCGCGCGCGCCAGCACGCCGAGCAGCTGAACCGGCTCAAGGACGAGTTCCTCGCGACGGTGTCGCACGAGCTCAGGACGCCGCTCCAGTCGATCCTGGGCTGGGCGCGGATCCTCCGCACGGGCGAGGTGGACGCCGAGTCGCTCGAGCGGGGGCTCGCCACGATCGAGCGCAACGCGAAGGCGCAGTCGCAGCTCATCGAGGACGTCCTCGACGCCTCGACGATCATCGCGGGGAAGCTGCAGCTCCGGACCGATCCGGTCGACGTGGGGCAGGTGCTCGCCGCGGCGCTCGACCTCGTGCGCCCGGCGGCGCTGGCGAAGGGCGTCGCGGTCGACATCTCCGTCGCCGACGACGTGGGCGTCTTCCTCGGCGACGCGGAGAGGCTCCAGCAGGTCGTGTGGAACCTGCTCACGAACGCGGTGAAGTTCACGCCGTCCGGGGGCCACGTGCGGGCCCTCGCCCGGCGCGTCGAGGCGACGCTCGAGGTCGAGGTGGAGGACAACGGCGAGGGCATCCCGAAGAGCTTCCTCCCGTTCCTTTTCGAGCGGTTCCGGCAGGCGGACGGGGGGATGACCCGGGCCCACGGCGGGCTCGGGCTCGGCCTTGCCATCGTGCGGCACCTGGCGGAGGCGCAGGGCGGCAGCGTGCACGCCGAGAGCGACGGAGAGGGCAAGGGCGCGCGCTTCCGGGTGCGGCTGCCGATCCGCGCGGAGGCGCTCGCGGCGACGCCGTCCCCGCAGCGCCGGGGCGGCGAGGCGCAGGGGGGCGCGGCGCGGCGCGTCCTCGAGGGCATCCGGGTCCTCGTGGTCGACGACGAGACCGACGCCCGCGAGCTGCTCGGCATCATCTTCGTGCGCGCCGGCGCGACGGTGAGCGAGGCGGCCTCAGCCGGAGCGGCGCTCGAGGCCCTTCACATGGGCGAGTTCGACGTGCTCGTGAGCGACATCGGCATGCCGGGCGAGGACGGTTACGCGATGATGCGGCGGCTGCGCGCGCTGGGGGCCGACGTCCCCGCGAGCGGCATACCGGCGCTGGCGCTCACCGCCTACACGCGCATGGAGGACCGCCGCCAGGCGATCGCCGCCGGCTTCCAGATGCACCTGGCCAAGCCCATCGAGCCGAACAGCCTGGTGACCGCGGTGGCGCACCTCGTGGGCCGCGCGGGCAAGCGTGGTAGCTGGCCGTAG
- a CDS encoding hemerythrin domain-containing protein, with product MKATQLLKGQHREAERLFDLALSTTGDVRRATDELTKHLLAHMLAEQVVLFPELLAVEPDLISGACEEHTVTRFEIRRVVGTAPEDPSFKTRLATLRDLVAHHAEEEERDLLPRIEAELTEDTNERLGRQMLELFEALIAHSRRPHASSHAPLRTARAA from the coding sequence ATGAAGGCGACACAGCTCTTGAAGGGGCAACACCGCGAAGCCGAGAGGCTCTTCGATCTGGCCCTCTCGACCACAGGCGATGTCCGGCGAGCGACGGACGAGCTGACCAAGCACCTCCTCGCCCACATGCTCGCCGAGCAGGTGGTGCTCTTTCCGGAGCTGCTCGCCGTCGAGCCGGACCTCATCAGCGGGGCCTGCGAGGAGCACACGGTCACGCGGTTCGAGATCCGGCGCGTCGTCGGCACGGCGCCGGAGGACCCGAGCTTCAAGACCAGGCTCGCCACCCTGAGGGACCTCGTCGCGCACCACGCCGAGGAGGAGGAGCGGGACCTCTTGCCGAGGATCGAAGCGGAGCTGACCGAGGACACGAACGAGCGCCTCGGCCGGCAGATGCTGGAGCTCTTCGAGGCGCTCATCGCCCACTCCCGCCGCCCCCACGCCTCGAGCCACGCCCCGCTCCGCACAGCGAGGGCGGCCTGA
- a CDS encoding sensor histidine kinase, which yields MSPRSVRLLVVDDDTVDRIAILRALRSGRVDAEIREADSVDSALAVLYEQQIDCVLLDYYLPGGDGLAVIEAARNAKLTAPFIMLTGQGDESLAVDLMKRGAADYVPKNLLTPERLVQSLRHVLRLSEAERREEEARRALARHANQLAQLTEATLRIHRSLSLNELIQRTTDEARALLDAGVAASRLAARGVEQRPLTGVSLSEEYAAREDRDGIREVAFGLIERRSTSVRLTGDEIASDPTCADVLSRSPAELHPRSLLAAPLRGRDGQCIGSIQLLDRRDGPFVESDEVLLTQLAQSASVALENARLYNEAQAATRARDDLLAIVSHDLRNPLNTIAITASLLRSDLLLRKDGDDDDAVQLVDRMDRGIQSMTRLIEDLLDASRIEAGRLVVSPRVERGGTLVREALDAAASLAEAKGCRVTQGPLDAGLEVLADRDRVLQVFSNLLGNALKFTPRGGVVSVSLRRVADSARFSVADTGPGIPPEHQPHLFDRYWKASQESRTGAGLGLYIARGIVEAHHGTMAVESAPGQGTTIHFSLPLAS from the coding sequence TTGAGCCCGAGGTCGGTTCGCCTCCTCGTCGTCGACGACGACACGGTCGATCGGATCGCGATCTTGCGCGCGCTGCGGAGCGGCCGCGTCGACGCCGAGATCAGGGAGGCCGATTCCGTCGATTCGGCGCTCGCGGTGCTGTACGAGCAGCAGATCGACTGCGTGCTGCTCGACTATTACCTCCCCGGGGGCGACGGGCTCGCGGTGATCGAGGCGGCGCGCAACGCGAAGCTCACGGCGCCGTTCATCATGCTGACCGGGCAGGGCGACGAGTCGCTCGCGGTCGATCTGATGAAGCGGGGCGCGGCGGACTACGTGCCGAAGAACCTGCTGACGCCCGAGCGGCTGGTGCAGAGCCTGCGCCACGTCCTGCGGCTGAGCGAGGCGGAGCGCCGCGAGGAGGAGGCGCGCAGGGCGCTCGCCCGCCACGCGAACCAGCTCGCGCAGCTCACCGAGGCGACGCTGCGCATCCACCGGTCGCTCTCGCTGAACGAGCTGATCCAGCGCACCACCGACGAGGCGCGCGCGCTGCTCGACGCCGGCGTCGCGGCCTCGCGGCTGGCGGCGCGGGGCGTGGAGCAGCGGCCCTTGACGGGCGTCTCGCTGTCGGAGGAGTACGCCGCGCGGGAGGACCGCGACGGCATCCGCGAGGTCGCGTTCGGCCTGATCGAGCGGAGGAGCACCAGCGTCCGGCTGACGGGCGACGAGATCGCGAGCGATCCGACGTGCGCCGACGTGCTCTCGCGCTCGCCGGCGGAGCTCCACCCGCGCTCGCTCCTCGCGGCGCCGCTGCGCGGCCGGGACGGCCAGTGCATCGGGAGCATCCAGCTGCTCGATCGGCGCGACGGCCCCTTCGTGGAGAGCGACGAGGTGCTGCTCACCCAGCTCGCGCAGTCGGCCTCCGTCGCCCTAGAGAACGCGCGGCTCTACAACGAGGCGCAGGCCGCGACGCGCGCCCGGGACGACCTCCTGGCGATCGTGTCGCACGATCTCCGGAACCCGCTCAACACGATCGCGATCACGGCGTCGCTGCTGCGGAGCGATCTGCTCCTGCGGAAGGACGGCGACGACGACGACGCCGTCCAGCTCGTCGACCGCATGGACCGCGGCATCCAGAGCATGACGCGGCTCATCGAGGATCTGCTCGACGCGTCGCGCATCGAGGCGGGGCGGCTCGTGGTGTCGCCGAGGGTGGAGCGGGGCGGGACGCTCGTCCGCGAGGCGCTCGACGCCGCCGCGTCGCTCGCGGAGGCGAAGGGCTGCCGGGTGACGCAGGGGCCGCTCGACGCGGGCCTGGAGGTCCTCGCCGACCGGGATCGCGTGCTCCAGGTCTTCTCGAACCTGCTCGGCAACGCGCTGAAGTTCACGCCGAGGGGCGGCGTCGTGAGCGTGTCGCTCCGCCGGGTCGCCGACAGCGCGCGCTTCTCGGTGGCCGATACGGGCCCGGGCATCCCGCCCGAGCACCAGCCGCACCTCTTCGATCGCTACTGGAAGGCCTCGCAGGAGTCGCGCACGGGGGCGGGGCTCGGCCTCTACATCGCGCGGGGCATCGTCGAGGCGCACCACGGGACCATGGCGGTCGAGAGCGCCCCGGGCCAGGGGACGACGATCCACTTCTCGCTGCCCCTGGCGAGCTGA